A single genomic interval of Rhododendron vialii isolate Sample 1 chromosome 3a, ASM3025357v1 harbors:
- the LOC131319502 gene encoding dihydrodipicolinate reductase-like protein CRR1, chloroplastic isoform X1, whose product MATLSSQFHITNHKSYRNVKRRTSSSISCSMQPSQSNIKVIINGAAKEIGRAAVVAVTKARGMEVAGAVDSYLVGEDIGNVCDMEEPLEIPIVNDLTMVLGSISQSKAIAVVVDFTDPSTVYDNVKQATAFGMKSVVYVPRIKLDTVAALSAFCEKATMGCLIAPTLSIGSILLQQAAISASFHYKNVEIVESRQNAGGFPSSDAIQIANNLSNLGQIYNKEDISTDVLARGQVVGEDGVRVHSMVLPGLPSSTSVYFSGPGEVYSLKHDITDVQCLMPGLIIAIRKVVRLKNLVHGLEKVL is encoded by the exons ATGGCAACCTTAAGCAGCCAATTTCATATTACCAACCATAAAAGCTATCGGAATGTAAAACGAAGAACGTCGTCGTCGATCTCTTGCTCAATGCAGCCATCTCAAAGCAACATTAAG GTAATCATAAATGGAGCAGCCAAGGAAATTGGAAGGGCAGCAGTAGTTGCAGTGACAAAAGCCAGAGGGATGGAAGTGGCTGGTGCAGTGGATTCGTACCTTGTTGGAGAAGATATTGGAAAT GTTTGTGACATGGAAGAGCCACTTGAAATACCCATAGTGAATGATCTGACAATGGTGCTAGGTTCTATATCTCAG TCAAAGGCAATAGCAGTCGTCGTAGATTTTACCGACCCTTCCACAGTTTACGATAACGTAAAACAG GCAACAGCATTTGGCATGAAAAGTGTGGTTTATGTGCCCCGGATAAAATTAGACACGGTAGCAGCACTATCGGCATTCTGTGAGAAGGCCACCATG GGCTGTCTTATTGCGCCGACTTTGTCCATAGGATCTATACTCCTCCAGCAAGCTGCAATTTCAGCATCTTTCCACTACAAAAATGTTGAGATTGTTGAGTCCAGACAAAATGCAGGG GGTTTTCCATCTTCAGACGCTATACAAATCGCCAACAACCTCTCAAACCTCGGTCAGATCTACAACAAAGAGGATATTTCAACAGATGTTTTG GCACGGGGGCAAGTTGTGGGAGAAGATGGAGTGCGTGTTCACAGCATGGTTCTTCCGGGGCTTCCATCGAGTACATCAGTTTACTTTTCTGGTCCAGGAGAG GTTTATTCCCTCAAACATGATATCACAGATGTGCAGTGTCTCATGCCCGGCCTAATCATCGCTATCAGAAAAGTTGTGCGGCTTAAG AATCTGGTGCATGGCTTGGAGAAGGTTTTGTAG
- the LOC131318653 gene encoding probable transcriptional regulator SLK2, translating into MGPTRTARGLANSSSSSGISFQGDGQSQAVGYSRPSSSFGNSSNSIQGVGRSHNSPVSGDASNTFLNSVASPGPSAGVSSLVTDANSGLSGGPNLRRSSSFNTESYMRIPASPMSFSSNNVSISGSSVMDGSCVVQQNSNQDTNSQQVSRSQQQQHQGASGATSLPTSRMGQVSFPTGSRVRGAFTQDPDMSHLQKKPRLDIKQEDIMHQQVIQQALHRQDSLQLQTHNPELQALIQQHRLRQQQQQFLQSIPPVQRAHLLQQQQFRQQLQQQGMQPVSSGERPYDNGVCSRRLMQYLYHQRQRPPDNSIAYWRKFVSEYYSPRAKKRWCLSLYDNVGHPSFGVFPQATKGAWQCDICGSKSGRGFEATFEVLPRLNEIKFGSGVIDELLFLDLPQEVRSTSGLMMLEYGRAVQETVYEQLRVVREGHLRVIFTRDLKILSWEFCVRRHEELLPRRLVAPQVNQLLQVAQKCLSTIAEKGSDGISHLDLQTNSNKVVTAGRQLARSLESHSLNDLGFSKRYVRCLQISEVVHSMKDLMDFCRDHKVGPMEGLKNYPRHSNAAKLQMQNMHDMEQLATIQGLPTDRSAINKLTTQHPGLNSHMSNNNQTVHRGVLSGTAQAAFAISNFQNLLTRQNSMNSNSSSLQHEASSSFSFNNSSQNPSSPFQGPSLHQRSFNGYDMHQQSHLQPHQGGQTIQQQMMQQLLQNMNNNNNNGGGMQNVTSGGISCGSNPSSGVTSAAGSGGGPTPSGCNSLKAASNSDSSAAGGNNGFNQKAPDLPQNIPLSDEEIDGFFNSDFDDTMGFNWNE; encoded by the exons ATGGGGCCTACCCGGACCGCTAGAGGGCTAGCGAATTCTTCCTCTAGCTCCGGCATCTCTTTCCAAGGAGATGGGCAATCACAAGCTGTGGGATACTCCCGCCCGAGTTCATCTTTTGGGAATTCATCGAATTCGATTCAAGGAGTTGGACGTTCACATAACAGTCCTGTTTCCGGAGACGCGAGTAATACGTTCTTGAACAGTGTGGCGAGCCCTGGACCGAGTGCTGGCGTGAGCTCGTTGGTTACAGATGCCAACTCGGGTCTTTCAGGTGGGCCAAATCTCCGGAGAAGTTCTAGCTTTAACACAGAGTCATACATGCGCATACCTGCATCTCCCATGTCATTTTCGTCCAACAATGTTAGCATTTCCGGCTCTTCGGTTATGGATGGGTCCTGTGTAGTGCAGCAGAACTCCAATCAAGACACCAACTCCCAACAGGTATCGAGGAgtcagcagcagcagcaccaGGGGGCTTCTGGTGCTACATCCTTGCCTACGTCGCGAATGGGCCAAGTTTCATTTCCCACTGGCTCACGGGTCCGTGGCGCTTTCACTCAGGATCCCGACATGTCCCACCTGCAGAAGAAACCCCGGTTGGATATAAAGCAGGAAGATATAATGCATCAGCAGGTTATACAACAGGCACTGCATAGACAGGACTCCTTGCAATTGCAAACCCACAATCCTGAGTTGCAAGCACTAATTCAGCAACATAGACTGCGGCAACAGCAGCAACAGTTTCTGCAGTCTATCCCACCAGTGCAGAGAGCCCACTTACTGCAACAGCAGCAGTTTAGACAACAGCTTCAACAACAGGGCATGCAGCCTGTATCTTCAGGAGAACGGCCTTATGATAATGGTGTGTGTTCTCGTAGACTAATGCAATACCTGTATCATCAGCGGCAGCGGCCCCCT GACAATTCTATTGCCTATTGGAGGAAGTTTGTTTCGGAGTATTATTCCCCACGTGCAAAGAAAAGATGGTGCTTGTCATTATATGATAATGTTGGACATCCCTCATTTGGTGTTTTCCCGCAGGCAACCAAG GGTGCTTGGCAGTGTGACATTTGTGGTTCAAAATCTGGAAGGGGTTTTG AGGCGACTTTTGAAGTACTTCCTAGGCTAAATGAAATCAAATTCGGGAGTGGTGTCATTGATGAACTTTTGTTTCTGGACTTGCCGCAAGAAGTTAGATCTACTTCTGGATTAATGATGTTAGAGTATGGGAGGGCAGTTCAAGAGACAGTATATGAGCAACTTCGTGTTGTTCGTGAGGGTCATCTTCGTGTTATTTTCACTCGTGATTTAAAG ATATTATCTTGGGAATTTTGTGTTCGCCGTCATGAAGAACTTCTTCCTCGTAGGTTGGTTGCACCCCAG GTAAATCAGCTGCTACAGGTTGCACAGAAATGTCTTAGTACAATTGCTGAGAAAGGATCTGATGGAATTTCTCATCTGGACTTACAGACAAACAGCAATAA GGTTGTGACTGCTGGGCGTCAGCTGGCAAGGTCATTGGAGTCGCATTCACTAAATGATTTAGGATTTTCCAAAAGATATGTGCGGTGCTTACAA ATATCTGAGGTTGTACATAGTATGAAGGACTTGATGGATTTCTGCCGAGACCATAAAGTTGGGCCAATGG AGGGCTTGAAAAATTATCCTCGACATTCTAATGCTGCCAAGCTTCAGATGCAGAATATGCATGATATGGAGCAGCTAGCAACCATTCAGGGTCTGCCAACTGATCGGTCCGCTATTAATAAACTGACGACTCAGCATCCTGGACTGAACAGTCATATGAGCAATAACAATCAGACGGTTCACCGAGGAGTTCTAAGTGGCACCGCACAAGCTGCTTTCGCAATAAGTAACTTCCAGAATCTGCTGACAAGGCAGAACTCGATGAACTCGAATTCTAGTTCTCTTCAGCATGAAGCATCGTCGTCATTTTCCTTCAATAATTCCTCGCAGAATCCATCTTCACCATTTCAAGGGCCAAGTCTTCATCAACGATCTTTCAATGGTTATGACATGCACCAACAGAGCCATCTACAGCCGCATCAGGGCGGCCAAACAATACAACAGCAAATGATGCAGCAACTATTGCAAAATatgaacaacaacaacaacaatggggGAGGGATGCAAAATGTGACGAGTGGCGGAATATCGTGTGGAAGCAATCCCTCATCAGGCGTTACAAGTGCGGCAGGAAGTGGTGGGGGTCCTACACCCAGCGGATGCAACAGTTTGAAAGCCGCATCCAATAGTGATTCCTCCGCTGCTGGTGGCAACAATGGATTTAACCAGAAAGCACCGGATTTGCCGCAAAATATTCCTTTGTCAGATGAGGAAATAGATGGGTTTTTTAATAGTGATTTCGACGATACTATGGGCTTTAACTGGAATGAATGA
- the LOC131319502 gene encoding dihydrodipicolinate reductase-like protein CRR1, chloroplastic isoform X2: protein MATLSSQFHITNHKSYRNVKRRTSSSISCSMQPSQSNIKVIINGAAKEIGRAAVVAVTKARGMEVAGAVDSYLVGEDIGNVCDMEEPLEIPIVNDLTMVLGSISQSKAIAVVVDFTDPSTVYDNVKQATAFGMKSVVYVPRIKLDTVAALSAFCEKATMGCLIAPTLSIGSILLQQAAISASFHYKNVEIVESRQNAGGFPSSDAIQIANNLSNLGQIYNKEDISTDVLARGQVVGEDGVRVHSMVLPGLPSSTSVYFSGPGEVWFIPSNMISQMCSVSCPA from the exons ATGGCAACCTTAAGCAGCCAATTTCATATTACCAACCATAAAAGCTATCGGAATGTAAAACGAAGAACGTCGTCGTCGATCTCTTGCTCAATGCAGCCATCTCAAAGCAACATTAAG GTAATCATAAATGGAGCAGCCAAGGAAATTGGAAGGGCAGCAGTAGTTGCAGTGACAAAAGCCAGAGGGATGGAAGTGGCTGGTGCAGTGGATTCGTACCTTGTTGGAGAAGATATTGGAAAT GTTTGTGACATGGAAGAGCCACTTGAAATACCCATAGTGAATGATCTGACAATGGTGCTAGGTTCTATATCTCAG TCAAAGGCAATAGCAGTCGTCGTAGATTTTACCGACCCTTCCACAGTTTACGATAACGTAAAACAG GCAACAGCATTTGGCATGAAAAGTGTGGTTTATGTGCCCCGGATAAAATTAGACACGGTAGCAGCACTATCGGCATTCTGTGAGAAGGCCACCATG GGCTGTCTTATTGCGCCGACTTTGTCCATAGGATCTATACTCCTCCAGCAAGCTGCAATTTCAGCATCTTTCCACTACAAAAATGTTGAGATTGTTGAGTCCAGACAAAATGCAGGG GGTTTTCCATCTTCAGACGCTATACAAATCGCCAACAACCTCTCAAACCTCGGTCAGATCTACAACAAAGAGGATATTTCAACAGATGTTTTG GCACGGGGGCAAGTTGTGGGAGAAGATGGAGTGCGTGTTCACAGCATGGTTCTTCCGGGGCTTCCATCGAGTACATCAGTTTACTTTTCTGGTCCAGGAGAGGTGTG GTTTATTCCCTCAAACATGATATCACAGATGTGCAGTGTCTCATGCCCGGCCTAA